One genomic region from Chthonomonas calidirosea T49 encodes:
- a CDS encoding NADH-quinone oxidoreductase subunit A, giving the protein MDSYIPVFVMIVIGALIAFVMVFGSALLGPKKPGAVKASPYECGMTPVGSARERFPIKFYLVAMIFIVFDVETIFLYPWAVNYRHLPYALKAFNYIEMVIFVAILFAGYLYILGKGALDWGEEEAVAEALKRDPIVLAPRPAIRFGNENSGPVDLEKIPVGPRVPVYGASAQELCQPLEQTTVRLLPTGEER; this is encoded by the coding sequence GTGGATAGCTATATCCCTGTTTTCGTAATGATCGTTATTGGCGCTCTGATCGCGTTCGTCATGGTTTTTGGATCTGCCTTGCTCGGCCCTAAAAAGCCTGGCGCGGTGAAGGCCTCTCCGTACGAGTGCGGAATGACGCCGGTGGGTAGCGCCCGTGAGCGCTTCCCTATTAAGTTTTATCTGGTCGCCATGATCTTTATCGTTTTTGATGTGGAGACCATCTTCCTCTACCCTTGGGCGGTGAACTACCGTCATCTGCCCTACGCGCTCAAAGCCTTTAACTACATCGAAATGGTCATTTTTGTTGCTATCCTTTTCGCAGGTTATCTCTATATTCTCGGCAAGGGCGCCCTTGATTGGGGTGAAGAGGAGGCTGTGGCGGAGGCCTTAAAGCGCGATCCGATCGTGCTTGCCCCACGGCCTGCCATTCGGTTTGGGAATGAGAACTCCGGGCCTGTAGACCTTGAAAAAATACCGGTTGGGCCTCGGGTACCTGTGTATGGGGCGAGCGCACAAGAGCTTTGCCAACCCCTTGAACAGACGACCGTACGACTACTACCGACGGGAGAGGAGCGATGA
- a CDS encoding aldo/keto reductase, giving the protein MQYVNLGRTALKVSRLCLGTMNFGPLTSEQDSYAIMDRALELGINFFDTANVYGWKKGEGVTEQIIGRWWAQGGGRRDKVVIATKVYGDMGDWPNTSRLSKLHMRKALDDSLRRLKTDFIDLYQFHHVWREATWDEIWEFCEWAHAAGKVLYFGSSNFAGWHIVQANEAAKRRNFLGLVSEQSIYHLLRRQIEMEVIPACVAYGVGIIPWSPLGGGLLGGVLQKLSEGRRASEGMQQQVEAHREKLEAWENLCRELGEKPANVAIAWMLQNPAITAPIIGPRTIEQLDDIVRALEIKLDEETNKRIEAIFPGYKTAPEEYAW; this is encoded by the coding sequence ATGCAATACGTCAACCTCGGACGTACGGCTCTCAAGGTAAGTCGCCTCTGCCTCGGCACCATGAACTTCGGCCCTCTCACCAGCGAGCAGGATAGCTATGCTATTATGGATCGTGCGCTAGAGCTCGGTATCAACTTTTTCGATACGGCCAACGTGTACGGTTGGAAAAAGGGAGAGGGCGTTACCGAGCAGATCATCGGCCGTTGGTGGGCACAGGGTGGAGGACGCCGCGACAAAGTGGTCATCGCCACAAAGGTCTATGGAGACATGGGCGATTGGCCGAATACCAGCCGCCTCTCAAAGCTACATATGCGCAAAGCACTTGACGACAGCCTGCGCCGCCTTAAAACGGACTTCATTGACCTCTATCAGTTCCACCATGTCTGGCGCGAGGCCACCTGGGACGAAATTTGGGAGTTCTGCGAATGGGCTCACGCTGCGGGCAAGGTCCTCTACTTCGGCTCCTCCAACTTCGCAGGTTGGCACATTGTGCAGGCCAACGAGGCAGCCAAGCGTCGTAACTTTCTTGGGCTCGTATCGGAACAGTCCATCTATCATCTGCTTCGCCGACAGATCGAAATGGAGGTGATCCCTGCCTGCGTCGCCTATGGTGTGGGGATCATCCCCTGGAGCCCGCTGGGTGGGGGTTTGCTCGGCGGCGTGCTGCAGAAGTTAAGCGAAGGCCGTAGGGCCTCTGAGGGCATGCAACAGCAGGTGGAGGCACACCGTGAGAAGCTAGAGGCCTGGGAGAATCTCTGCCGAGAGCTTGGCGAGAAGCCGGCGAACGTGGCCATTGCCTGGATGCTGCAAAACCCCGCGATCACCGCGCCTATCATTGGGCCGCGCACCATCGAACAGCTCGATGACATCGTGCGCGCGCTTGAAATTAAACTGGACGAGGAGACCAACAAACGCATCGAGGCCATCTTCCCAGGCTATAAAACCGCTCCGGAAGAGTACGCCTGGTAA
- a CDS encoding galactokinase codes for MQQASANRVERLVQQFKELYGVAPELMVRAPGRVNLIGEHTDYNEGYVFPAAIERDILIAASVRPDKQVRLFSLDMGLSATFTLDAIEKASIEEERWSNYPRAMAWALQNKGFSLRGVQAVLQGDIPPGAGLSSSAALLVACGLLLLAAAHQTLDLVELALLAQQAEREFVGVNVGIMDQFISALGQKDHALFIDTRTLHYEAVPLPTSGVFLVIANTNKPRGLVDSAYNQRRAECEEALDCLRRFLPSIRALRDVTLEEFTRWEARLPEVPRKRARHVITENERVLQSVDALKRGDIALFGSLMNASHRSLRDDYEVSCTELDALVEAAWALPGVYGSRMTGAGFGGCTVSLVAEEALERFCKEVPERYQETTGREASILITRAAQGAERIL; via the coding sequence ATGCAACAGGCATCTGCTAACCGAGTGGAACGACTGGTACAACAGTTTAAAGAGCTGTACGGTGTGGCGCCGGAGCTGATGGTGCGTGCTCCGGGAAGGGTAAACCTTATCGGAGAACATACCGACTACAACGAAGGCTACGTGTTTCCTGCAGCCATTGAACGAGATATTCTCATTGCGGCCTCCGTGCGACCCGATAAACAGGTGCGCCTCTTTTCGCTCGATATGGGCCTCTCCGCGACCTTTACCCTCGATGCTATCGAAAAGGCCTCCATTGAGGAGGAGCGTTGGAGCAACTACCCGCGTGCCATGGCGTGGGCGCTGCAAAACAAGGGTTTTTCCCTGCGTGGTGTGCAGGCTGTACTTCAAGGTGATATCCCACCAGGAGCCGGGCTCTCCTCATCGGCGGCTTTGCTCGTGGCTTGCGGGCTGCTGTTACTGGCTGCCGCTCACCAAACGCTAGACCTCGTGGAGCTGGCTCTCTTGGCACAGCAGGCCGAGCGAGAGTTCGTTGGGGTAAATGTGGGGATTATGGACCAGTTCATCTCCGCACTCGGCCAAAAAGATCATGCCCTTTTTATTGACACCCGTACCCTGCACTACGAAGCGGTGCCCCTGCCCACATCCGGCGTCTTTCTTGTTATTGCTAATACCAATAAACCGCGCGGATTGGTGGATTCGGCCTACAATCAAAGGCGTGCGGAGTGTGAAGAGGCTCTGGACTGTCTAAGACGCTTCCTTCCCTCCATTCGTGCTCTCCGTGATGTAACCCTGGAGGAGTTCACTCGATGGGAAGCAAGGTTGCCGGAGGTGCCGCGCAAACGAGCACGTCATGTAATCACTGAAAATGAGCGCGTTCTGCAAAGTGTGGATGCGCTGAAAAGAGGAGACATCGCTCTGTTTGGCAGTTTGATGAACGCCTCGCACCGTAGCCTTCGAGATGACTATGAGGTCAGCTGCACAGAGTTAGATGCGCTTGTGGAGGCGGCATGGGCTTTGCCAGGGGTCTACGGTTCCCGAATGACGGGCGCCGGCTTTGGTGGCTGTACCGTGAGCCTGGTGGCAGAGGAGGCTTTGGAGCGGTTCTGTAAGGAGGTGCCAGAGCGCTACCAGGAGACGACGGGAAGAGAGGCTTCCATTCTTATTACACGCGCTGCACAGGGTGCCGAACGAATCCTTTAG
- a CDS encoding ABC transporter ATP-binding protein, which yields MGHMMRAAYYEGPKRPIKRETVLRVVATFRPYRWEVALTAIAVLLAAALGLLSPFFLRTLINQGLERNDLPIITVYTLYAVGATLAGTAFTIFYNYLSTLVGQQIMRDLRNQLYAHLQKMSLRFFTSTRTGEIQSRLANDVAGVQNVVSDTAANALSNITTVLSTLVAMIYMDWRLTLLSVGILPFFALIAAKVGGMLRRIRKSTQQKLADLNAIMQENLSVSGMLLMKVSGRQAYALEHFKEQNEQLTKLQVQLNVIMRLFFNLIGLTFSITPSLVYWLAGYITVRHLGHPINIGTIVAFTALQARLFFPLTNLLNTQVEVSSAMALFDRIFEYLDLQPDIVDAPDAIELKPEEVRGEVAFEHVFFRYDPQQPHYALHDISFCAKPGELLALVGPSGAGKTTITYLIPRLYDVESGRVLIDGHDVRKIKLESLAQIIGMVTQETYLFHDTIMANLRYAKPDATEEEVIEAARAAAIHDRIMAMPEGYQTVVGERGYKLSGGEKQRIAIARVILKNPRILILDEATASLDTHSERLVQEALERLLAGRTTIAIAHRLSTILSADQILVIEKGRIVERGRHEELLAQNGAYARLYAAQFNDGSSEPLLAVAEESSPKS from the coding sequence ATGGGACATATGATGCGTGCAGCCTACTACGAGGGGCCAAAGCGCCCAATAAAACGGGAGACCGTTCTACGGGTGGTCGCTACCTTCCGTCCCTACCGATGGGAGGTGGCGCTAACGGCCATAGCCGTGCTCCTCGCAGCGGCACTTGGGCTGCTCTCGCCTTTCTTTCTGCGCACACTCATCAACCAGGGCCTAGAGCGCAACGACCTGCCCATCATTACAGTCTACACGCTCTACGCCGTCGGGGCCACGCTTGCCGGTACAGCCTTTACGATCTTCTATAACTACTTGAGCACGCTGGTAGGGCAGCAGATCATGCGCGACCTGCGCAATCAGCTCTACGCACATCTCCAAAAAATGTCGCTTCGCTTCTTCACCTCCACACGAACCGGAGAGATCCAGTCGCGCCTCGCCAACGATGTGGCCGGTGTACAGAATGTGGTGAGCGACACGGCGGCCAACGCGCTTTCCAATATCACCACCGTGCTTTCCACCCTGGTCGCCATGATCTATATGGATTGGCGCCTTACTCTGCTCTCCGTGGGCATTCTACCGTTTTTTGCGCTGATCGCCGCGAAAGTGGGGGGCATGCTGAGGCGCATTCGTAAAAGCACCCAACAAAAGCTGGCCGATCTCAACGCCATTATGCAGGAGAACCTCTCAGTATCTGGAATGCTGCTGATGAAAGTGAGCGGGCGTCAGGCCTATGCGCTCGAACATTTTAAAGAGCAGAACGAACAGCTCACCAAACTGCAGGTGCAGCTTAACGTGATCATGCGCCTCTTTTTTAACCTCATCGGCCTCACGTTCTCCATCACACCCTCGCTGGTCTATTGGCTTGCCGGCTACATCACCGTGCGCCACCTTGGTCATCCAATCAATATCGGCACCATCGTTGCCTTCACAGCCCTGCAAGCCCGCCTCTTCTTTCCCCTTACCAACCTGCTCAACACGCAGGTGGAGGTTAGCAGCGCCATGGCGCTTTTCGATCGCATCTTCGAGTATCTCGACCTGCAGCCCGACATCGTTGATGCGCCCGATGCCATTGAGCTAAAACCAGAAGAGGTGCGAGGCGAGGTGGCTTTTGAACATGTCTTCTTTCGGTATGACCCGCAGCAACCCCACTACGCCTTGCACGACATCAGCTTTTGTGCCAAGCCCGGCGAGCTGCTTGCGCTGGTAGGCCCTTCCGGGGCTGGTAAAACCACCATTACCTACCTTATTCCGCGCCTCTACGATGTGGAATCGGGGCGCGTTCTCATTGATGGCCACGATGTGCGCAAAATTAAACTTGAATCTTTGGCTCAGATCATCGGAATGGTAACGCAAGAGACCTACCTTTTTCACGACACCATTATGGCCAATCTGCGCTATGCCAAGCCCGACGCTACCGAAGAGGAGGTGATTGAGGCCGCACGGGCGGCTGCCATCCACGATCGCATTATGGCCATGCCGGAGGGCTACCAAACGGTGGTAGGAGAGCGAGGCTACAAGCTTTCAGGGGGTGAGAAACAGCGAATCGCTATTGCACGTGTCATTCTCAAGAATCCACGTATTCTCATTCTCGATGAGGCCACCGCCTCGCTAGATACGCATTCTGAACGGCTCGTCCAGGAGGCCTTAGAGCGTCTGCTCGCCGGACGCACCACCATTGCCATCGCCCATCGGCTTTCGACCATTCTCTCGGCCGATCAGATTCTTGTGATCGAAAAGGGACGCATTGTGGAGCGGGGTCGTCATGAAGAGCTGCTTGCCCAAAACGGCGCCTATGCGCGCCTCTATGCGGCGCAGTTTAACGACGGGAGCTCCGAACCGCTTTTAGCTGTTGCGGAGGAGTCTTCTCCTAAAAGCTGA
- the rpsO gene encoding 30S ribosomal protein S15, with amino-acid sequence MPLKRETRQQIIAEHATHEGDTGSPEVQIALLTARINQLTEHLRVHKHDYHSRRGLLMMVGRRRRLLAYLSKKDLDRARALVARLGIRSKI; translated from the coding sequence GTGCCGTTAAAGAGGGAAACTCGCCAGCAGATCATTGCAGAGCACGCCACTCATGAGGGCGATACCGGTTCGCCAGAAGTGCAGATAGCGCTTCTTACGGCCCGTATCAACCAGCTTACAGAGCACCTTCGTGTTCATAAGCATGACTACCATTCTCGTCGTGGTCTGCTTATGATGGTGGGACGCCGTCGCCGTTTGTTAGCGTACCTAAGTAAAAAAGACCTCGATCGGGCTCGTGCACTTGTGGCGCGCTTAGGTATTCGTAGCAAAATCTAG
- a CDS encoding polyribonucleotide nucleotidyltransferase: MIHVVERELAGRTLRLETGKVAKQANGAIWLTCGDTIVLATATMSKEPREGIDFFPLTCDYEERKYTVGRIPGGYVKRGGRPSEKAVLTSRLIDRPLRPLFPAGMRNDVQIIAMPLSVDMECPPDVLSIVAASAALTVSNIPFNGPIGAVRVGRINGEYLINPSYDQIEQSDLDLVVAGTKQAVLMIEAGAKFVKEEDLLTAIDLAHEVIKAQCDLQEALAQQVGTQKAEVPLFLPDPEILRIIHERMDNAIRQAILNPDKASRENAIEELKAEIVAQLAPEFPEREAEIAEAAEKAIKEQVRNLVVNEHIRPDGRALDEIRPITCEVGLLPRVHGSGMFTRGQTQVLTALTLGSVSEAQMLDTLTEEDERKRYMHYYNFPPYSVGEVRPLRGPGRREIGHGALAERALLPVLPSEEEFPYALLLQSEVLESNGSTSMASVCGSTLALMDGGVKITAPVAGIAMGLMTLDDKYAILTDIQGMEDFSGDMDFKVAGTAEGITAIQLDCKIQGLPRHVMQEALEQARRARLFILDKIREVIPEPRPHLSKYAPSIFTIEVDPEKIGDIIGPGGKTIKKIIADTGAQIDIQQDGKIYIMAVDQEAGKKAAETIQSLVAEVQVGQIYTGRVTRVIGMGAFVEFLHGKEGLVHVSHLRVPPVRRPEEVVKVGDEITVRVIEVDSQGRVNLSAINLDQPFDPSMARRHEEPRGTGRSQDRGGHRGGSAPSQRPAGSLPAPSKQSAEEEESLPKARFRPRR, from the coding sequence TTGATCCACGTAGTTGAACGCGAACTGGCCGGACGAACGCTACGCCTAGAAACTGGCAAGGTAGCCAAGCAGGCGAATGGGGCTATTTGGCTGACCTGCGGCGATACCATCGTTTTGGCGACGGCCACGATGAGCAAAGAGCCGCGCGAAGGGATTGATTTCTTTCCTCTCACCTGTGATTATGAGGAGCGTAAATATACCGTAGGACGTATTCCTGGAGGCTATGTGAAGCGTGGGGGCAGACCCAGCGAAAAAGCGGTGCTCACCTCGCGCCTTATCGATCGTCCCCTGCGCCCTCTCTTTCCCGCCGGCATGCGCAACGATGTGCAGATCATTGCCATGCCTCTTTCGGTAGACATGGAGTGCCCGCCCGACGTGCTCTCCATTGTGGCAGCTTCCGCAGCCCTTACCGTCTCCAACATCCCCTTCAACGGCCCCATCGGCGCTGTGCGCGTAGGGCGTATTAACGGAGAGTATCTCATCAACCCCTCCTACGATCAGATCGAGCAGTCCGATCTCGACCTGGTGGTGGCGGGCACAAAACAGGCCGTGCTGATGATCGAGGCCGGAGCGAAATTCGTGAAAGAGGAGGATCTGCTTACTGCCATAGACCTCGCCCACGAAGTGATCAAAGCGCAGTGCGATCTGCAAGAGGCTCTAGCCCAACAGGTCGGCACACAGAAAGCGGAAGTACCTCTCTTCTTGCCCGATCCCGAAATCCTGCGCATTATCCACGAGCGCATGGATAATGCCATTCGACAGGCCATTCTGAACCCTGACAAAGCCTCCCGGGAAAACGCCATCGAGGAGCTGAAAGCGGAGATCGTGGCACAGTTGGCCCCGGAGTTTCCGGAGCGTGAGGCCGAAATAGCCGAGGCGGCCGAAAAGGCCATTAAAGAGCAGGTGCGGAATCTGGTGGTTAACGAACACATACGGCCCGATGGACGCGCCCTCGATGAGATACGTCCCATCACATGTGAGGTGGGTCTCCTGCCACGCGTCCATGGCTCCGGCATGTTCACACGCGGGCAAACGCAGGTGCTTACTGCCCTTACTCTCGGATCGGTGAGCGAAGCTCAAATGCTCGATACGCTTACCGAGGAGGACGAGCGCAAGCGCTATATGCACTACTACAACTTCCCGCCCTATTCGGTAGGGGAAGTACGTCCCCTTCGCGGCCCTGGACGGCGCGAGATAGGCCACGGTGCGCTCGCCGAGCGCGCCCTCTTGCCTGTGCTGCCATCCGAAGAGGAGTTCCCTTACGCGCTGCTACTGCAGAGCGAAGTGCTGGAAAGCAACGGTTCCACCTCCATGGCCTCTGTGTGTGGCTCGACGCTCGCCTTGATGGATGGCGGTGTAAAGATAACGGCTCCAGTGGCCGGCATCGCCATGGGGCTTATGACTCTTGACGATAAGTACGCCATTCTCACCGACATTCAAGGTATGGAAGACTTCTCCGGCGATATGGACTTTAAGGTGGCCGGAACCGCTGAAGGCATTACCGCCATCCAACTTGACTGTAAAATTCAGGGTTTGCCAAGGCACGTGATGCAAGAGGCGTTGGAACAGGCTCGTCGTGCACGACTGTTTATCCTTGATAAAATAAGAGAAGTCATTCCGGAGCCGCGTCCGCACCTCAGCAAGTACGCGCCCTCTATCTTTACCATTGAAGTAGACCCGGAGAAGATTGGAGATATCATCGGCCCTGGCGGCAAGACCATCAAGAAGATCATCGCCGACACGGGTGCTCAGATAGATATTCAACAGGACGGCAAAATCTATATTATGGCGGTGGATCAGGAGGCCGGAAAGAAAGCAGCGGAGACCATCCAAAGCCTTGTTGCTGAGGTGCAGGTCGGCCAGATATACACCGGGCGCGTAACGCGCGTTATAGGAATGGGAGCCTTTGTGGAGTTTCTACACGGCAAGGAAGGCCTTGTTCATGTAAGCCATCTGCGTGTTCCGCCCGTGCGCCGGCCAGAAGAGGTGGTGAAAGTAGGCGACGAAATAACCGTCCGTGTTATTGAGGTAGATAGCCAAGGACGCGTGAACCTCTCAGCTATTAACCTCGATCAGCCCTTCGACCCCAGCATGGCTCGACGGCATGAGGAACCACGTGGCACAGGCCGTTCCCAAGATCGAGGAGGGCATCGTGGAGGCTCTGCTCCTTCACAGCGCCCCGCAGGGTCGCTGCCCGCTCCGTCCAAACAGAGTGCAGAAGAGGAAGAATCTTTGCCAAAAGCTCGATTTCGACCAAGACGTTGA
- a CDS encoding ANTAR domain-containing response regulator has product MQSLRAIIADDEQLTRTIVRARLEKLGHQVVAEAADGLQAVEAARLYHPDVIVMDIKMPVMDGIEAARQVMAENPCAILFLSSFNEEELVEQAGETGALAYLMKPFRKEDLGPALEIAVRRFRQMQSQAKQIEELKESLETRKLIERAKGILMDRHHMTEEEAFKRIHFQARNQNKKMREIAQSIITAAELL; this is encoded by the coding sequence ATGCAATCTCTGAGAGCGATTATTGCCGATGATGAACAGTTGACACGTACCATTGTTCGCGCCCGTCTCGAAAAGTTGGGGCATCAGGTGGTGGCCGAAGCTGCCGATGGGTTGCAAGCTGTGGAAGCGGCGCGGCTTTACCACCCCGACGTGATCGTGATGGACATCAAGATGCCGGTGATGGATGGCATCGAGGCGGCTCGGCAGGTGATGGCGGAAAACCCGTGTGCCATCCTCTTTTTGAGCTCTTTCAATGAAGAGGAGCTGGTAGAGCAGGCGGGCGAGACGGGTGCCCTTGCCTACCTGATGAAGCCGTTCCGTAAAGAGGACCTAGGCCCTGCCCTGGAAATAGCTGTGCGCCGATTCCGGCAAATGCAGTCTCAAGCGAAACAGATCGAAGAGCTGAAAGAGAGCCTAGAGACCCGTAAACTGATCGAACGGGCTAAAGGAATTCTTATGGATCGACACCACATGACCGAAGAAGAGGCCTTCAAACGCATCCATTTTCAAGCTCGCAATCAAAATAAAAAAATGCGGGAGATCGCCCAATCTATCATTACGGCCGCTGAACTCCTATGA
- a CDS encoding Maf family nucleotide pyrophosphatase, with translation MTLPHSPIGRPKIILASASPRRRELVALLRLPFEVVPSHYQEPSSPTSPVSLPRFVVELATAKAHEVAHRIEEGLVLGADTEVSLEGDVGLPLGKPANPQEATSMLHALSGRTHYVYTGLALVPVVDGSPQEPLQEVVCTRVRFRELSDDMIAAYIATSEPFDKAGAYGAQGYAAPYIEAIDGDFFNVVGLPLCTLGHMLERLGVAWWRGTPQT, from the coding sequence ATGACCCTTCCCCATTCTCCTATAGGGAGGCCAAAGATCATCTTGGCTTCGGCCTCCCCTCGCCGTCGCGAGTTAGTGGCGCTTTTACGCCTTCCTTTTGAGGTTGTGCCAAGCCACTACCAAGAGCCCTCGTCTCCTACCTCGCCCGTCTCGCTACCCCGATTCGTCGTGGAGCTTGCCACAGCAAAGGCGCACGAGGTCGCACACCGCATTGAGGAAGGGCTTGTTTTAGGGGCCGATACGGAGGTGTCGTTGGAGGGCGATGTGGGGCTGCCCCTCGGTAAGCCGGCAAACCCTCAAGAGGCCACCTCTATGTTGCATGCTCTGTCCGGACGCACTCACTACGTTTATACCGGATTGGCGCTTGTGCCGGTCGTGGATGGAAGCCCACAGGAGCCTTTACAAGAGGTCGTCTGCACACGCGTGCGTTTTCGAGAGCTCAGCGACGACATGATTGCGGCCTATATCGCCACATCAGAGCCTTTTGATAAGGCAGGCGCCTACGGCGCACAGGGCTACGCTGCTCCTTATATCGAGGCGATAGATGGTGACTTCTTTAACGTCGTGGGGCTTCCCCTCTGCACATTAGGCCACATGTTGGAGCGGCTTGGTGTGGCCTGGTGGCGCGGAACCCCACAAACGTAA
- the csrA gene encoding carbon storage regulator CsrA: protein MLVLTRKPDQSIMVGNDIEITVLEVRGEQVRLGIRAPRTIAVHRKEVYEQILQENRNAVSAPVLPDLNQLLSTPEDE from the coding sequence ATGCTGGTGTTAACTCGCAAGCCCGACCAGTCTATTATGGTCGGCAACGACATTGAGATCACCGTTCTTGAGGTTCGCGGCGAGCAAGTCCGCCTAGGAATACGCGCTCCGCGCACCATCGCCGTACACCGCAAGGAGGTGTATGAGCAGATACTCCAAGAGAACCGCAACGCCGTTTCCGCCCCAGTTCTGCCCGACCTTAACCAGCTCCTTTCGACCCCAGAAGACGAGTAG
- a CDS encoding ABC transporter permease subunit, whose protein sequence is MAVAALATLTLKEALRRKTLWAILFGGLLVLGITLLLAIAHMRMEHFVAIGRWSPQEEAIRYPFVRRSITALCLSAIKAFGALFAAVLAGGAISGEIETGVMALLLPRPYPRWQIVAGKWLGLNLLLCGSTLFWTLIAWTSLTLQTHLSLTALLIAGFYLCLYPILVSTIALAFSTVAPRLLGTVFAIALCAIAWFDGVMEGLSVNFNIDVLHRLAIIAGLIVPQGYVGYWVDDVTSDIVFSGGPRTWSSPRFLTEWGAQHLHFPRLDALYVLLYLIAFFILGVVLFERRDVI, encoded by the coding sequence ATGGCCGTTGCCGCCCTTGCCACGCTAACCCTCAAGGAGGCTCTCCGCAGAAAAACGCTTTGGGCCATCCTCTTTGGCGGTCTCTTAGTATTGGGCATCACCCTGCTCTTAGCTATCGCCCATATGCGCATGGAGCATTTTGTCGCTATCGGCCGGTGGTCCCCACAAGAGGAGGCCATACGCTACCCCTTTGTACGTCGCAGCATCACCGCGCTCTGCTTAAGCGCTATCAAGGCTTTTGGGGCGCTCTTCGCCGCAGTTCTGGCAGGCGGCGCCATATCGGGCGAAATTGAAACGGGGGTCATGGCCCTTCTTCTTCCACGGCCCTACCCGCGATGGCAGATCGTGGCCGGCAAGTGGCTTGGACTTAACCTTCTTCTCTGCGGCAGCACCCTCTTTTGGACGCTCATCGCGTGGACCTCCCTTACCCTTCAGACCCATCTATCGCTCACTGCACTGCTGATAGCGGGGTTCTATCTGTGCCTCTATCCGATTTTAGTCAGCACCATCGCCCTCGCCTTCTCCACCGTGGCCCCTCGCCTGCTCGGCACGGTTTTTGCGATCGCGCTCTGCGCTATCGCCTGGTTCGATGGAGTTATGGAAGGCCTTAGCGTCAATTTTAACATTGACGTGCTTCACCGTCTCGCCATCATCGCCGGCCTCATCGTGCCGCAGGGCTATGTTGGCTACTGGGTAGACGATGTCACCTCGGACATCGTATTTTCCGGAGGGCCTCGCACCTGGTCATCGCCGCGCTTTCTCACCGAGTGGGGAGCACAGCACCTCCATTTTCCGCGCCTCGATGCCCTCTATGTACTACTTTACCTTATCGCTTTCTTTATACTTGGAGTGGTGCTCTTTGAACGCCGTGACGTTATTTAG
- a CDS encoding Gfo/Idh/MocA family protein, protein MKTYRVGVACMSHDHVWGELRLWQQQPNVQLVAGGDDEPELLTKLEREFGVKRLYPSWQEMLDAEELDIVQIAGGNSESADIVEAAAQRGLHAVVEKPMAATLEQADRMLQAAERAGTLLLINWPTAWAASWQELERRALAGDIGEIRYVRYRSAHNGPIAIGCSPNFVRDLTTPEINGAGALMDYCCYGANLAARLLGRPEQVTGLRGVFGTEPAYAASDDNAVIVARYPHAFAVCEASWTQPVGYIETNPLLYGSEGALGVWHGKLILQRPGKPQETIEPPPTVAPRRSAPEYLLHCLENGQKPEGFCSAKVSRDAQEILEAGLRAANSGLHQSLPL, encoded by the coding sequence TTGAAGACCTATCGCGTTGGAGTGGCCTGCATGTCGCACGACCATGTGTGGGGCGAGCTGCGCCTGTGGCAACAGCAGCCCAATGTGCAACTGGTTGCAGGCGGAGATGACGAGCCAGAGCTTTTGACCAAGCTGGAGAGGGAGTTTGGCGTGAAGCGCCTTTATCCTTCATGGCAGGAGATGCTCGATGCCGAAGAGTTGGACATTGTGCAGATAGCAGGAGGCAACAGCGAGAGCGCCGACATCGTGGAGGCGGCAGCGCAACGCGGCCTTCATGCGGTTGTGGAAAAGCCGATGGCCGCCACGCTTGAACAGGCCGACCGTATGTTACAGGCCGCAGAGCGTGCCGGTACCTTGCTGCTTATCAATTGGCCAACCGCTTGGGCCGCCTCGTGGCAAGAGTTAGAACGGCGCGCTTTAGCCGGCGACATAGGCGAGATCCGCTATGTGCGCTATCGTAGCGCCCATAACGGCCCCATCGCCATAGGGTGCAGCCCCAACTTCGTGCGCGACCTTACCACCCCAGAGATCAACGGGGCCGGCGCCCTTATGGACTACTGCTGCTATGGTGCTAATTTGGCCGCTCGCCTGCTGGGGCGTCCGGAACAGGTAACCGGACTGCGAGGGGTTTTTGGTACAGAGCCGGCTTATGCCGCCTCCGACGACAACGCGGTGATCGTAGCCCGCTACCCCCACGCCTTCGCCGTCTGTGAGGCGAGTTGGACGCAGCCCGTAGGCTATATCGAGACCAACCCCCTGCTTTATGGTAGTGAGGGTGCCTTGGGCGTTTGGCATGGAAAACTGATTCTTCAACGGCCGGGCAAACCGCAAGAGACCATTGAGCCTCCACCAACAGTCGCTCCACGTCGTTCGGCCCCAGAGTATCTGCTGCACTGCCTTGAAAATGGGCAGAAACCAGAGGGCTTCTGCTCGGCAAAGGTCAGTAGGGACGCGCAGGAGATTTTGGAGGCCGGTTTGCGCGCTGCAAATAGCGGCCTACATCAATCGCTGCCGCTTTAG